Proteins from one Telopea speciosissima isolate NSW1024214 ecotype Mountain lineage chromosome 1, Tspe_v1, whole genome shotgun sequence genomic window:
- the LOC122659424 gene encoding DNA-directed RNA polymerase I subunit RPA12 has protein sequence MAYSQGRDFLFCDMCGTLLSLESHTLAKCPLCGCKRGAEDIINKETSYTVTAEDIRRELGIEPFVQLDGISSDEGTVQRAVVNEPCPRCRHPQLEYYTKQLRSADEGQTVFYECPKCRHKFSINT, from the exons ATGGCATATAGTCAAGGGCGTGATTTCTTATTCTGTGACATGTGTGGAACATTGCTTTCTTTGGAGTCACATACGCTTGCTAAGTGTCCATTATGTGGATGCAAGCGCGGCGCAGAAG ATATTATTAACAAAGAAACATCCTACACAGTAACTGCTGAG GATATAAGAAGGGAGCTTGGCATTGAACCCTTCGTGCAACTGGATGGGATTAGCTCTGACGAGGGAACAGTGCAAAGAGCTGTG GTAAATGAACCATGTCCACGCTGCCGGCATCCACAACTTGAATATTACACTAAACAG CTACGGTCAGCAGATGAAGGGCAGACTGTTTTCTATGAGTGCCCTAAGTGCAGGCATAAATTTTCTATCAATACATGA